From the Candidatus Zixiibacteriota bacterium genome, the window ACCGCGACCTCAGGTTTCCGGTTGCTTTACCGGCAGTACTATCTTGAAGACCGTCTCTTCGGGCATGCTTTCGATTGAGAGCTGGCCGTGATGGCTTTCGATGATCCTGCGACAATTGCCCAGCCCCAACCCATGACCGCTTTCCTTGGTGGTAAACCCCTGCTCGAAGATTCTATCTTTATGCTTAACTTCGATACCCGGGCCGTTGTCGACGATTTCCATCACCACGGTTTCCGCCTGATCCCCGGCAACTCTGTTGTAAGCCCTGATTTTAATCCGGCCATTCTCGATACCGGCTCCGTTAATAGCTTCCATTGAGTTATATATGCCGTTGATCAAAACCTGCTGGATCTGGCCGACATCGATCTCGATCGGCGGAATATCGTGAGAGATCTGCAGTTCGAAGTTTATGCGGGAGAAGTTTTCATGCGTTTTAATCGAGAACAGGATATCCTCGATCAGCTTGCGGAGGTCGTATGAGACCGGGTCCTTTTCCAGCTTGGAGAAGTCCATCAAACCGTCGGTGAAACGTTTGATCTTGGAGATGCTTTCGACAATCGCTTCTGCGTTGCGGTCGATCTTGTCATAGGCCTGTTTTTTGACATTGCGCAAAAGCAGTTCGGCGCTGTTGGATATTATAGCCAGGTAGTTGTTGAGTTCATGGCCGATCGAGGCCGCCATCTCACCCTTTGCCACCAGTTTCTCCGAAAGCATGACGTAATTTTCCAGGACTACTTTCTCGGTCGTGTCCTCGATCACGATAATCAGGCCACTGCTGTTCTGGGGTTCGATTTCCAGAGGCGAAATCTTGAGGTTGAGAACTTTTTCCTCGTCATCGACCTGGTAATAGAAACGGCTTTCTTCGAATGCACGGCCGGTCGAGACGACATGCAGAAGATGCTTTTTCCAGAATTCCACCTGGTCCTCGGCGGGTATTTCAAAAAATGATCTCCCACTGCTCTGCATCCTGAATCCGCTGTTTTTGCGTTCAGCCGGGGTGAGTATATCGAAGGCGGCATCATTTAAGCTGGTTACTTCGAATTTATCGTTTACGACAACGATTCCAACCGGTGTCTTATTGACTACATTTTCATTGTAGCGCTTCAGGCGCAGGAGGTTTTCATAGAGCTTGGCGTTTTCGATTGCGATCGCGGCCTGCTCTGTAAACAGCTCGAACAGGTACAGGTCGGAGCGCAAAAACACCTTCGCTTCGCTGGAGTTGTCGAGGTAGACCACGCCGATGATCTTCTCTTTGATCTTGAGCGGAACACACATAATTGAGCGCAAATTCAATTCCGCAATCGACTTCTGCTTGGAATATTTTTCATCCGCCTGCGCGTCGGAAGTATAGATCGATTCCCCGGTTTTAGCCACTTTGTTGGCGATCGAGTTCGATATCTTGAAATCTTCACCCATCAGCTTATCACCGGAGATATTGTGAACGGTCTTGAACTGTAATTCACCGGACTCATCGAGAAGCATCAAAAAGCCCCGTTCGGCTTTTAAGAGTTCAATCGCGTGTTTCATTACTTTCTGCAG encodes:
- a CDS encoding GAF domain-containing protein, which codes for MPIKKSNNSKFQSTDKIIIPNKYKKASKKSSQPTEPDLDILSEMEDGLSSIEDEYPALAQKSSQATTRSTDLKAVLEISQAINSSLVLENILQKVMKHAIELLKAERGFLMLLDESGELQFKTVHNISGDKLMGEDFKISNSIANKVAKTGESIYTSDAQADEKYSKQKSIAELNLRSIMCVPLKIKEKIIGVVYLDNSSEAKVFLRSDLYLFELFTEQAAIAIENAKLYENLLRLKRYNENVVNKTPVGIVVVNDKFEVTSLNDAAFDILTPAERKNSGFRMQSSGRSFFEIPAEDQVEFWKKHLLHVVSTGRAFEESRFYYQVDDEEKVLNLKISPLEIEPQNSSGLIIVIEDTTEKVVLENYVMLSEKLVAKGEMAASIGHELNNYLAIISNSAELLLRNVKKQAYDKIDRNAEAIVESISKIKRFTDGLMDFSKLEKDPVSYDLRKLIEDILFSIKTHENFSRINFELQISHDIPPIEIDVGQIQQVLINGIYNSMEAINGAGIENGRIKIRAYNRVAGDQAETVVMEIVDNGPGIEVKHKDRIFEQGFTTKESGHGLGLGNCRRIIESHHGQLSIESMPEETVFKIVLPVKQPET